The genomic stretch AAACttgtttcttccaaaatatccatagcatatttccgTTGAGAAATCATCAAACCATCTATAGATTGGgctacctcaatacccaagaaATAACGAAGCttaccaagatcttttgtctgaaATTGATTTGAGAGATGTTGCTTTAACTGGAGTATACCCTGCTGATCACTACCAgttatgacaatatcatctacatacacaataagataaatacaccCTTGGACTGAGTGACGATAAAAAAACAGAATGGTCTGGTTCACTACGGACCATACCAAATTGTTGTACTACAGTGCTGAATCTGCCAAACCAAGCTCTCGGAGAttgcttaagaccataaagagacATGTGTAACCTACACACCATATTCGATGACTCCTCCTGAGCAACAAATCCAGGTGGTTActccatatatacttcctcttcaagatcaccatgtaaaaaagcattttttatgtcaagttgatgaagaggcCAATGTCGAATGGATGCAATGGCTAGAAGAAGTCTAACAGATGTCATCTTGGCTACAGGCGAGAAGGTATCACTATAATCCAATCCAATATGAGTGTATCCTTTGGCTACCAAGCGAGCTTTAAATCGATCAATCTTACCATCTGGACCAACCTTCAATGTATAAATCCAACGACAACCTACTAAAGATCTCCCATGGGGTAGAGGAACCAGTTCCCAGGTACCACTGCTTTGAAGAGcacacatttcatcaatcattgCTTGCCTTCACTCAGGGTGAGACAATGCTTCACATGGAGTTTTAGGAATAGAAacagaagacaaagaagacaaacaagtatactacaaaggggaaagacgatgataacataaatcaatataatgTGGAGAAGGATTTCGTGTTTGACGTATACCTTTTCGAAGGGCAATCGGAAGATCGGACTCAGGTTGCAGGATCAGATCCGGTGATGTCGGAGGCATCGGAGGAGAGTCTGCAATGACCTCAAGGATAGGTATGACCTCAAGGACAGGTATGACCTCAGGGACAGGGATGACAGGCGTTGGGTGACGACGCTGATATGTTTGAAGTGGTCGAGAAGTGGGTGGGTCAGGAGCCCTAGACTGATGGGGGTAATGGTAGGCGGGACATTAATAACTACCGGAAAAGATGTGGGAGTACTTTCTTGAATGGGTTCTGGAGTTACGTGACTAGACTCGAAATATGGAACTGACTCGAAGAAGGTAACATCGGCCGATACTGGGTACCGTTGTAGAGTATGTTAATAACAACGATAACCTTTTTGGCATCGATGATAACTAAGAAAGACACACTTTAGTGATCGAGCTAAGAGTTTATCAAGACCAGGAGAGAGATTGTGTACAAAACATGTGGACCCAAAGACTCGGGGAGGAATTGGGTGAAGTGGGGAATTGGGAAAAAGGATTGAATGAGGAATTTTATTGTTAAGGACAGATGAGGGCATGCGATTTATAAGATAATATGTTGTTAGCACACCATCCCCCCAAAACCGAAGTGGAACATTACCATGGAGAAGTAGGGTCCGAGTGGTTTCTACAAGATGCCGATTTTTACGTTCCGCTACCccgttttgttgaggtgtgtgagGGCAAGATGTTTGATGGAGAATACCATTGCGTGACATGAAATTCTAAAATTGTTGGGATAAATATTCACGGGCATTGTCACTTCTTAAGGTACGGATAGACACACCGAATTGAGTTCTTATTTCTTGATAGAATTGTTCAACAATAGAAAATAATTCAGATCTATTCTTCATTAAAAATAACCACGTGCAAcgtgaaaaatcatcaataaaggtgacaaaatacctagactcaagagtagagacagtacgcgagggaccccaaacatcggtgtgaactaaagcaaaaggggACGAAGCTCGTTTATTGACTCGATTGGGAAACTGGCCACGAGTGTGTTTCCGTAGTTGACACGACTCACAATGTAAATTAGATACCTTCGATAAATTTGGCACCAACTTATGTAGTTTGGAAAGACTGGAATGACCTAACTGAACATGGATAGTGAGTGGAGAATCTTTGGCTGAGCATGTCTGAGATGACACAGAGAGGTAATAAAGGCCTTGAGACTCACATCCGACACCAATTGTTTGTCCCGAACTCCGATCCTGCAGGGTAACATTATTATTAGTGAAAGTGACACTACAATCAAGAGAACGAGTTAAACGACTGACTGAAAAtaaattaaatggacaattagGTACATAGAGGACAGAAGTAACCGAGAGAGAAGGTAGAATTCGAACAGTACCAATCCCTTCGGATCGGGTTTGAGAATCATTGGCAGAAGTTATAGTAGGTAAGAAACCGGATGTAGAGAGGGGAGATAAAAGATTTTTATTACCGGTAACATAATCAAACGCACCAAAATCAAAGACCTAagatccaagagaagatgattgAGAGAGACAAGCAGGTGAATTACCAATGTGTGCTACCGAAGCAGTAGAATCTAAGTTCTGATAATTCTGATACCACTTGAGGAAATCATCGTAGTTTGGCGTAAAGTTACGAGGAGTAGCCGTGAGTATCGGATCTGAAACAATTGCCCTATGGAGAGTGGAGCGGTTGAAAAATTGCCGGGATTGGCCGTCAGATGTGTTGTCACGTGCGGAGGTTTCTGCCGATGAAAAGTGGGGAACGGCTGGATCGGAAGAGGCGCTTCTACTGGTAGGTTACCGAAGAATTTTGAAAAGTGAGAGGCAAACCGGAGTGATGACACGGTTTGCAAAAAAAAACAGAGTGATGACACGGTTTGCAACAAAAGAAAAATCTCACCGGAAGACAGTGGGTCAACCGGGTAAAGCACGACGAAGAAAGAATTGCCTCTTAGCAGACTCTAGATACCATGTTGAAATACAAGAGACTgagagacatttgaataaactGTGTGTTTTGAAAAACATTACGGAGACTTTATTATAAAGAGAGATtataactaattacatgatatagtcgatgtgggactatttgatatacaaatattcttaatattatatttacaaatatcaacagAATATAACAACGCTTAAATACCAAATTTATTCGATATCAAGTCAACTGTTTAAGGATGAATTGGGATTCGAGAATTCATGATATCCTACTTATTTATTTATAATAAGTAGTGAATTCAAATTCCTCAATGAATATGAAACTCCGTTTTTTCTATGTCGatgaataactttttctatggatGTTTTATTCTTTAGAAGGTAAGAGAAAAGATAAAACtaaaaataaagtattaaattgAATTATTAATCCATATTCAAGTTTGAAACTCATGTAATTAACCTCTTTTCTTGTTATCTTGTTATTAACTTTATAGAAGATTAAAAGAATTAACTTATTATTAAGTCCATAGAAGATCAAAAGAATTGACCGTTGACCGTTGAGCTATCTTCATTGTTAAAAATATATTCGCTTAAATTTTTACACACATATTAAGAAACACAATAATACTGTCATAAGATATTACTCTTTTACTAACTTAACTATAACTTCGCCATATTAATTAATGTGTTAGAAGTAGTGTATCAAATAATAATTATATGACAATTGAAAAAAGAACATTCATATGATTAGAAAATGAGAATGACAGTTCTTTAAAAAAAGAATTTATTTATTAAAACGACAAATTTAAAGTGAAAAGAGTAGTACGCAAGAAGGAACTACAAAATGTGTGATCATAATCACTGTCTAATAAATAGAAATCTGAAATGCATATCGATAGAGATACATTTTTTATATTTATCTACGAGatacattttttttaaataaaatttaggtacaatttaattgaattgtacttaatatattaaaaaaaaatcattccGAGCACTTTACTATTCTCCGTTTCTTTTTAATTGTAGTTTGagtaaaaaaaattgttttttttaattgacgttttcaaaaaaatttaaaatttgagGTAACATTAATAGTCGTTTTGTCAAAATTACTCCTAATTACTTattaaaaagagaaaaaaaaataataaataattaaaaatattatagATAAAAAGACAATCATTATGTAAAAAATAAATCATTATTTAAAAAGTAGTAAAAATTATTAACTTTCTTAATATgcataaaaaaaattaaaaaagaacGGAGGGAGTATTTTACAAGAAAATTGATTTACTTTGtcaaaaaattatttttcaaagTTTATGTAATTTTTGTTGACAAAATATTAAATTTAGAGTCAAATGTGGGAAAAAAGATTTAAAGCTATCAAACAAAGGTTTAGAGGTATGAAAGTAGCTCTTTTGAGTGTTGACATTTTCATTCTCCTCATTTTAAGAGGCAATTTTCTCATAACAAAAGATAACAGTTATGAAGAGTCATTGTGATGGAAAGAAGATTTAAAGCTATAAACAAAGGTTTAGAGGTATGAAAATAGCTCTTTTGAGTCTTAGACATTTTCAATGTGTTCATTTTAAGAATTTTCTTATGGTGATTAACAAATAAAGCCAacataaattttaaaaatataataaaattgtTTTCGCAGTATAAACATTGTCTAAAATGCATTCAACTTATGTCATCAAAATATGAGGAAAGAGGTAAACCAAGttcattaaaaaaacaaaaaagcTGAATTGAgttaattttaaaaataaaatatattaaaaagAACAAAACCAAATATTATCATTTACAACTTGAAAACAATATTCATTTATAAGCCTCTCCAGGGTAACATATAGTTCATTTATATTCATGTAGCACTTTCATATATAAAACGTGTTATAACTCTTGAAGTTGTGGAAGAATATATTCACACCAAAAAATGTCAGTGATTTATTGACAGATTTATCACGATGGATCGGAACTCTGGATGTTATGTTTGGTTATTTTAGTACAATCAAATGGTCCAatctcttgatttttcttcaCCTGTAAACCATAATGAAACAAAGAAATAAGCCATATACAACAATACATCATCAAAATAAAAAGCATATAGTCACCATGAACGAATTGAGAAAGTAACATTAATAATATGCAACTTTCTGATTGAGATAACCCTATAAACACATTTGTGTATGAAACTTTACCAAAGTGATATCAATGGTTGAGAATGGAGATTGGGGGGCTTTGGTGAAATGAAAAAGGTTGATACAGGGCCAGTGAAAAGGCATTTGTAAAGGATGTGAAATTCCATAAATGTTCCAGTCAACCTAATTCTAATGGGTTATCTAATCACAAAAATACAAATATCAAATGCCTAGTTCTAGTATTTACTTTTTTGAAGTTAATAATTGAATTCATAGAAATTATACACGAACAAGTGAGATTGCAAAACAATCTTACGCTTTGAATTTGAATCAAATCTAGATACTGAAGAATGGACCTACCGGTGACCAAGGGTTCGGTTCATTCTGGACTTTGTCAGGAGGAGAGTTTTGTACAGCGCCACTCTTCATCATTAAAATCTCCTGCAGACGCAACAAATAAGATGAATCCAACATGGCAAAAATCACCACATTGCAAAGAACTAATTGCTTTATGTAAAGTCAGGAGCCTTAACCTtaaaaacaagtttgattccacTGCCATATGCAATTCAAACAATGCAAGTAAACATTTAACACAAACAATTACTAACAATTAGCTAACTTTGACAGTTTAAAAAATCAATGCAAACATACATAAACATAAATATTAAAAAGGGGGCGATGTTAAAGGCCAAAAAAATGGCAATGTAAGACTtcaaaacagaaaaacaagttGGCATGAAATACTTTGTCAGGAAAAGAAACTTAGTAATTAGGGATTAAAAGTATTGATGTTAGCTTAAGAAATTTGAGTCACCTCTCCAGCTGCTTCTATTGCAGCTAACCATTCCTCAGTAAAGGGAGCAACATTCAGTGGAGGCTTCGCTATCGGAACTTCCTGCTTGGTTTTAGTTGCATCTATTTCGCTGCCACTCACAAAATTAACATTGGTCACTCAATATGTAACGCTTCAAAACTGTCTTAGATTTAAAATGGAGGCTGCCAAAACATAGATGAACAAAAGTTATACAACAAAAATGATACTCACAGATGAATTATTTTGCCGTTGTCTTCTTCTGGAAAGTCGATTTTGTCTTTTGACTGACTTGCCATGTCAGTATTAGGAGACTTATCATTCTCAAAGACAGTAGTTACAGCTGCATCTGATAAACTTTCACTGTTCACTGAACCAACTTCATTACCTTGTAGGATTGTTTCAATGAAGATTGAATTATCTGAATCTAGTAACTTCGATTTTTCACTTAAAAGACATTGCTCCTCAGATTTCCAAGCAACTGCACTAGTAAAGGGGCCTTCACTCACTTGAATAGAAGAATCTAAATCAGCAGAAATAGCATTCCTATTGAGTTTCACTGAACTAACTTCGCTGCCTTCTGGGATTGTTGCGTTGAAGATTGAATTCTCTGAAGCTaataattttgatttttcacTTAAAAGACAGGGGCCTTCACTCACATCAATAGAAGAACCTAATTCAGCAGAAATAGCGTTCTCATTGAGTTTCATTGAACTAACTTCGCTGCCTTGTGGGATTGTTGCATTGAAGATTGAATTCTCTGAAGCTaataattttgatttttcacTTAAAAGACATGGATCTTCACTCACTTTAGTAGAAGAATCAAATTCAGCAGAAATAACATTCTCGAGTTGAATTTCAACTGAAGGAGATATATCTAATGAACCTTCTTCTGCACCGTTGATTTGCAAAAGTTCCACTTTTTCATCGACACCTTGATTTCCATCTTTGTTTACAAGCATATCTGAACTTAGTAACTTTGAATTTTCACTTAAACTACACTGCTTCTCACATATCAAAGAAACTGCAGTTGAAAAGGGATCTTCACTCACTTCAATAGAAGAGTCAAATTCAGAAGAAAAAAAGTTCATATTGAGTTGAGTTTCAACTAAAGGCAGTATATCCGACAAACCTTCTTCAGCATCATTGATTTGCAAAAGTTCAACCTTGTCTTCCACATCATGATTTCCATCTTCTGCACCATTGATTTGCAAGAGTTCCACCTTTTCATCCACATCATGATTTCCATCTTCTACATCGTTGATTTGCAAAAGTTCCACCTTTTCATCCACATCATTGATTTGCAAAAGTTCCACCTTTTCGTCCACATCACAATTTCCATCGTCTGCACCATTGATTTGCAACAGTTCCACCTTTTCATCCACATCATGATTTCCATCTTCTGCACCATTGATTTGCAAGAGTTCCACCTTTTCATCCACATCATGATTTCCATCTTCTGCACCATTGATTTGCAAGAGTTCCGCCTTTTCATCCACGTCATGATTTCCATCTTCTACATCATTGATTTGCAAAAGTTCCACCGTTTTATCCACATCATTAATTTGCAAAAGTTCCACCTTTTCATCCACATCATTGATTTGCAAAAGTTCCACCTTTTCATCCACATCACGATTTCCATCTTCTGCACCATTGATTTGCAAGAGTTCCACCTTTTTATCCACGTCATGATTTCCATCTTCTACATCATTGATTTGCAAAATTTCCACCTTTTCATCCACATCATTAATTTGCAAAAGTTCCACCTTTTCATCCACATCATTGATTTGCAAAAGTTCCACCTTTTCATCCAAATCACGATTTCCATCTTCTGCACCAATGATTTGCAAGAGTTCCACCTTTCCATCCACATCATGATTTCCATCTTCTACATCATTGATTTGCAAAATTTCCACCTTTTCATCCACATCATTGATTTGCAAATGTTCCACCTTTTCATCCACATCATTGATCTGCAAAAGATCCACATTTTCATCCAAATCACAATTTCCATCTTCTGCACCATTGATTCGCAAGAGTTCCACCTTTTCATCCACATCATGATTTCCATCTTCCACATCATTGATTTGCAAAAGTTCCACCTTTTCATCTACATTATTGATTTGCAAAAGTTCCACCTTTTCATCCACATCACGATTTTTATCTTCTGCACCATTGATTTGCAAAAGTTCCACCTTTTCATCCACATCACGATTTCCATCTTCCGCCCCGTTGATTTGCAAGAGTTCCACCTTTTCATCCACGTCATGATTTCCATCTTCTACATCATTGAGTTGCAAAAGTTCCACCTTTTCATCCACATCATTGATTTGCAAAAGTTCCACCATTTCGTCCACATCATTTATTTGCAAAAGTTCCACCTTTTCGTCCACATCACGATTTCCATCTTCTGCACCATTGATTTGCAAGAGTTCCACCTTTTCATCCACATCATGATTTTCATCTTCTACATCATTGATTTGCAAAAGTTCCACCTTTTCATCCACATCCTTGATTTGCAACACAACATGATTTCCATCTTCTACATCATTGATTTGCAAAAGTTCCACCTTTTCATCCACATCATGATTTCCATCTTCTACATCATTGATTTGCAAGAGTTCCATCTTTTCATCCACATCATTGATTTGCAAAAATTCCGCCTTTTCATCCACATCATTGATTTGCAGAAGTTCCACCTTTCCATCGACATCATGATTTCCCTCTATGTTTACAGACATATCTTCAATATGATGATTGGTAGCATTGTGCTCATTGCTATGGAACCCGCATCCTTCAAATGCATCCTCAACTAAATTTTGCTCCTTGATTTCTGTAGATGAAACAATAACTTTTGGCAGAAAGTCACTATCCAAGTGAACATCCTGGGAATTTACAGCAACAACAGCACTAGACTTTTGAAACCCAGGAAGATAGGAATCTTCATTTATGTTATTATCATCTGCCAATGAAGATGCTGAAACAGTTATACAATTTTCACTCAACCTATCCAATTCAAACTCCGGAGTTCTATCACGGATTGCTTTTGAGTCAATAACCTGGTCACATTCCTTATCCACTGGGCTTCTCAGGATGAAACCTAATTGATCATCTACAGGAAGCTGACAGTCTTTGATCTCAATTATTTTAGATTCATCCTCAGAAGCGTCATTGATTCCTAGTATGGAATTTTCAGGAGAACCTTTGGAAAATAAGCTCGTCACATGAACTGGCTGAGAACTGTTCATATCAGAGATATTTTCTTTTTCCGGTCCAATTTCTTCTACACCACTAGGATTTAGAGCCTTGGGTTGGTCTGCCTGTAACTGCTGACTAACTGCGTCTAAATTACTTTGGGTGGTTTTTTTGCAATTGATTATGAGACTCTCGTTCAATAAATGCCCCTGTGCATCTCCTTCATATCTACCAAATTCATCAGCACCACAATTTACCTGTTCAGTATTCTTACACGGGGTTCCTTGTTTAGATCCTTCGGGGACAGTTTTGCAAAAATCATCAAGGCTAGAATTTAAAAGTGCAGTCTTGGCACTCTTGTATCCCTTAAACTCTCCTGAAAACTCTGCCTGTAGTATCAAACTTTCCTTGAAAGGCGGAATGTCACCGGTGGGCCCTTTGATTTGATCATCTTCATCTTGTCCTATGGTATTCTGCACAGTATTAGAAGTTCTCTGCATGATAGGAAAGAGCGTAGACTGTGGTTCCTGATATGAAGACCGGTCCCCATTTGACGTAACATCATATAACTTGTTATCCAGAGTGTGGTCGGCCTCTTTCTCCAACTGCTCATGTGTCTGACTCTTTTTAAGAAGTTCATTCTCATGTGTAGGTATTACCATGTTCTCCATGCTAGAAATGATCTCATTTTCATGTAGTTCTCCTTGCTCCTTGGATTTTAAGATGACATCATCAAGAATGTTTTCAACCTCTGCTTGCTTACTTATTATTTCAAAAATCGAAGAATCACAATCCCCTTCTACACCAGGCATCTGCTTATTGTCTATTTGCACGATTGCTTCTGGCTTGACATCTGAAAGGCTTAATTCCTTAGTGTCTGACACTTTCTCCAGAGTGTGGTCAGCCTCTTTCTCCAACTGCTCATGTGTCTGACTCTTTGTAAGAAATTCCTTTTCATGTGTAGGTAATACCATGTTCTCCATGCTAGAAATGATCTCATTTTCATGTAGTTCTCCTTGTTCCTTGGATTTTAAGATAACATCATCAAGAATGTTTTCAACCTCTGCTTGCTTACTTATTATTTCAAAAACCGAAGAATCACAATCCACTTCTACACCAGCCATCTGCTTATTGTCTATTTGCACGATTGCTTCTGGCTTGACATCTGAAAGGCTTAATTCCTTAGTGTCTGACACTTTCTCCAGAGTGTGGTCAGCCTCTTTCTCCAACTGCTCATGTGTCTGACTCTTCGTAAGAAATTCCTTTTCATGTGTAGGTAATACCATGTTCTCCATGCTTGAAATGATCTCATTTTCATGTAGTTCTCCTTGCTCCTTAGATTTTAAGATGACATCATCAAGAATGTTTTCAACCTCTGCTTGCTTACTTATTATTTCAAAAACCGAAGAATCACAATCCACTTCTACACCAGCCATCTGCTTATTGTCTATTTGCATGATTGCTTCTGGCTTGACGTCTGAAAGGCTTAATTCCTTAGTGTCTGACACTTTCTCCAGAGTGTGGTCAGCCTCTTTCTCCAACTGCTCATGTGTCTGACTCTTTGTAAGAAATTCCTTTTCACGTGTAGGTAATACCATGTTCTCCATGCTAGAAATGATCTCATTTTCATGTAGTTCTCCTTGTTCCTTGGATTTTAAGATGACATCATCAAGAATGTTTTCAACCTCTGCTTGCTTACTTATTATTTCAAAAATCGAAGAATCACAATCCACTTCTACACCAGCCATCTGCTTATTGTCTATTTGCACGATTGCTTCTGGCTTGACATCTGAAAGGCTTAATTCATTAGTGTCTGACATTTTCTCCAGAGTGTGGTCAGCGTCTTTCTCCAACTGCTCGTGTGTCTGACTCTTCGTAAGAAATTCCTTTTCATGTGTAGGTAATACCATGTTCTCCATGCTTGAAATGATCTCATTTTCATGTAGTTCTCCTTGCTCCTTAGATTTTAAGATGACATCATCAAGAATGTTTTCAACCTCTGCTTGCTTACTTATTATTTCAAAACTAGAAGAATCAAAATCCACTTCTACACCAGCCTTCTGCTTATTGTCTATTGGCACAATTGCTTCTGAGTTGACATCTGAATGGCTTAATTCCTTAGTACGATTCTTTGCTGCCCCTTTGACAATTTTGGACCTTGCTTCTTTAACAGAAACTGTTCCCAACTTCCTTAGTTTAGGAATGTTACTCTCTGAAGGTTTGCAGGGTATGGAGCTTTTCTGCAAGCTGTGTGAACCGGAAGCTTTTACCTGCAAAGCAAAAATAATAGGCATGGACGTGTGATCAATATGTGAGTGTCATTTTATTGATGCATGCTTCTAAATATGATATAGGGAAATGAACATAATAATCATACCTGAGAAAAGAAACCAATGGAGGGAGATGGCTTCCGTAGGCCTGATGATTTTATTGTCCCTGTTTGATGCGTTGTTTGATCCATTCTGGATGGTGGACGTAGTATGGAAACTGGGGTATCCTGTGCAGCAGGTCAAAAATATTTCAAGAGAATAATCAAATAATTTGTAGTTAAATAACAAAAAATACAAAATTGATGGAGTAAAAAATTGAATATTTGAGTAAGTACCCACCGAAAGTTTTCCAGCCTGCTTGGTAAGACTTCTACTAACAGAACACTTGTCAGCCATATCAACTTTAGGGATGCTTGGAACATATGTAGGATTTTTTGACAGGCTAGAGATGCTTGGTGTAGGATTTTTTGACATGCGAGGGATGCTTGGCGTAGGATTTTTTGATAGGCTAGGGATGCTTGGCGTAGGATTTTTTGGCAGGCCTAACATAATAAAAACGAGATCAATAAATTTGGGGACAGAAAAAAGAGGGATTTCACACTTCTGAAGTTAAGAATGCTGAAGTGAGAGATTCATTTTAAACGGAAAAGTGAAAAGTTAGTGATTGATTAAAAAAGCCAATAGTTGAGATTTCGATCATATGCATGTATTTTGACTAACAAACTACAAAGTTGTTTAAATTTCATCGTTGATCTTTGAATTGACTACTATAAAGTACTCACATTTTCCTTCTGAAGTGTATTCCTAGGTTTACAAGAGTTAAATCCAGAAAAAAGGATCAAATACAAACTACAGAACTTACTAGGATGTGCATTCTGATTTCTTTTTGAGGAACCTGAGCTCAACATTCCACTCCTAGTGGTAGTTGCATTTGCAGAAACATTGGATTTTGGTCCTGGTATCCCAGTGATTTTTGACTCTTTACTCGGCATTTTAGCGGTGTCAGTTATTTTTAGTTTTCAAAGGAGTTAAGGTAAGCACTTTCATTATTCAACAGAAATACATACAACTAAATTCCAGCACACACACACTAAAGAGACTCCACTCTGCAACAGTTTGAGTTAACTTCAAATTTATAAAATCACTTCAGCTAAAATAAGATTACAGTTTTTATTCATGAAAGTCTTTATAAAGTTTATAAAAGGTTATGGAGAAATTAAATGAGAAAAGTACCACAAAAAGTAAAGAAGCAGAAATTAATTACAACTTATTCAATATAAACTTTTTCTTTAAAAAACACATAGTTACAGTAAGATTCTTTCTACGTTTTTTCTCATAAGATTCTTCTTGACAAAGCTGACTGTTAATAAATATGCATCTAAACAAGCTTATAAAATCACTTCAGCTAAAATGAGTTTACAGTTTTTATTCATG from Lathyrus oleraceus cultivar Zhongwan6 chromosome 7, CAAS_Psat_ZW6_1.0, whole genome shotgun sequence encodes the following:
- the LOC127100429 gene encoding uncharacterized protein LOC127100429 isoform X21: MPSKESKITGIPGPKSNVSANATTTRSGMLSSGSSKRNQNAHPSLPKNPTPSIPSLSKNPTPSIPRMSKNPTPSISSLSKNPTYVPSIPKVDMADKCSVSRSLTKQAGKLSDTPVSILRPPSRMDQTTHQTGTIKSSGLRKPSPSIGFFSQVKASGSHSLQKSSIPCKPSESNIPKLRKLGTVSVKEARSKIVKGAAKNRTKELSHSDVNSEAIVPIDNKQKAGVEVDFDSSSFEIISKQAEVENILDDVILKSKEQGELHENEIISSMENMVLPTHEKEFLTKSQTHEQLEKDADHTLEKMSDTNELSLSDVKPEAIVQIDNKQMAGVEVDCDSSIFEIISKQAEVENILDDVILKSKEQGELHENEIISSMENMVLPTREKEFLTKSQTHEQLEKEADHTLEKVSDTKELSLSDVKPEAIMQIDNKQMAGVEVDCDSSVFEIISKQAEVENILDDVILKSKEQGELHENEIISSMENMVLPTHEKEFLTKSQTHEQLEKEADHTLEKVSDTKELSLSDVKPEAIVQIDNKQMAGVEVDCDSSVFEIISKQAEVENILDDVILKSKEQGELHENEIISSMENMVLPTHEKEFLTKSQTHEQLEKEADHTLEKVSDTKELSLSDVKPEAIVQIDNKQMPGVEGDCDSSIFEIISKQAEVENILDDVILKSKEQGELHENEIISSMENMVIPTHENELLKKSQTHEQLEKEADHTLDNKLYDVTSNGDRSSYQEPQSTLFPIMQRTSNTVQNTIGQDEDDQIKGPTGDIPPFKESLILQAEFSGEFKGYKSAKTALLNSSLDDFCKTVPEGSKQGTPCKNTEQVNCGADEFGRYEGDAQGHLLNESLIINCKKTTQSNLDAVSQQLQADQPKALNPSGVEEIGPEKENISDMNSSQPVHVTSLFSKGSPENSILGINDASEDESKIIEIKDCQLPVDDQLGFILRSPVDKECDQVIDSKAIRDRTPEFELDRLSENCITVSASSLADDNNINEDSYLPGFQKSSAVVAVNSQDVHLDSDFLPKVIVSSTEIKEQNLVEDAFEGCGFHSNEHNATNHHIEDMSVNIEGNHDVDGKVELLQINDVDEKAEFLQINDVDEKMELLQINDVEDGNHDVDEKVELLQINDVEDGNHVVLQIKDVDEKVELLQINDVEDENHDVDEKVELLQINGAEDGNRDVDEKVELLQINDVDEMVELLQINDVDEKVELLQLNDVEDGNHDVDEKVELLQINGAEDGNRDVDEKVELLQINGAEDKNRDVDEKVELLQINNVDEKVELLQINDVEDGNHDVDEKVELLRINGAEDGNCDLDENVDLLQINDVDEKVEHLQINDVDEKVELLQINDVDEKVELLQINDVDKTVELLQINDVEDGNHDVDEKAELLQINGAEDGNHDVDEKVELLQINGAEDGNHDVDEKVELLQINGADDGNCDVDEKVELLQINDVDEKVELLQINDVEDGNHDVDEKVELLQINGAEDGNHDVEDKVELLQINDAEEGLSDILPLVETQLNMNFFSSEFDSSIEVSEDPFSTAVSLICEKQCSLSENSKLLSSDMLVNKDGNQGVDEKVELLQINGAEEGSLDISPSVEIQLENVISAEFDSSTKVSEDPCLLSEKSKLLASENSIFNATIPQGSEVSSMKLNENAISAELGSSIDVSEGPCLLSEKSKLLASENSIFNATIPEGSEVSSVKLNRNAISADLDSSIQVSEGPFTSAVAWKSEEQCLLSEKSKLLDSDNSIFIETILQGNEVGSVNSESLSDAAVTTVFENDKSPNTDMASQSKDKIDFPEEDNGKIIHLEIDATKTKQEVPIAKPPLNVAPFTEEWLAAIEAAGEEILMMKSGAVQNSPPDKVQNEPNPWSPVKKNQEIGPFDCTKITKHNIQSSDPS